One genomic region from Euzebya tangerina encodes:
- a CDS encoding M24 family metallopeptidase, which produces MRTDHADRTRRLQAAMVEEEVPALLVTNLINVRWLTGFTGTAGRAYVTATGPALLVVDDRYTERAQDEAPAAELVTDRTAGWLLERHDPTTPLGVEADHMTWADVTRLGDLEDGPEPQATTKLISTLRQVKDEAEISLIQQACELTARAFEDALSWLEPGLTERQIARRLIDTLIELGAEGSAFAPIVAAGPNGSRPHHDPSDRAVRAGELITMDFGAKVDGYHADMTRTVALGPPRSELAGIHQLVRDAQAQAADAALDGVETSDVDGVCRTIIDDAGHGDHFAHGTGHGVGLQIHEDPFLGRETTGTLRRGMTITVEPGVYLPGAGGVRIEDVVLVTDSGPERLTTANRELITL; this is translated from the coding sequence ATGAGGACCGACCACGCCGACCGGACCCGACGCCTCCAGGCCGCCATGGTGGAGGAGGAGGTACCGGCCCTCCTCGTCACCAACCTGATCAACGTGCGCTGGCTGACCGGGTTCACCGGTACCGCCGGCCGGGCGTACGTCACCGCGACTGGTCCAGCACTCCTCGTCGTCGACGACCGCTACACCGAACGAGCGCAGGACGAGGCGCCCGCGGCTGAGCTCGTGACCGACCGCACCGCCGGCTGGCTGTTGGAGCGGCACGACCCAACCACACCCCTTGGCGTCGAGGCCGACCACATGACCTGGGCCGACGTCACCCGCCTCGGCGACCTCGAGGACGGACCTGAACCACAGGCAACCACCAAGCTGATCTCCACGCTTCGACAGGTCAAGGACGAGGCCGAGATCAGTCTCATCCAACAAGCCTGCGAACTGACCGCACGCGCGTTCGAGGACGCGCTCAGCTGGCTCGAACCGGGTCTGACCGAACGACAGATCGCCCGGCGCCTGATCGACACGCTGATCGAACTTGGGGCCGAGGGCTCCGCGTTCGCCCCGATCGTCGCGGCGGGGCCCAACGGCTCCCGTCCACATCACGACCCCTCCGACCGCGCCGTGCGCGCCGGCGAGCTCATCACGATGGACTTCGGCGCCAAGGTCGACGGGTACCACGCGGACATGACGCGCACCGTGGCCCTGGGGCCGCCCAGGTCAGAACTCGCCGGCATCCACCAGCTGGTGCGTGACGCGCAAGCCCAAGCTGCCGATGCCGCCCTCGACGGCGTCGAGACCTCGGACGTCGACGGGGTGTGCCGCACCATCATCGACGACGCCGGTCACGGTGACCACTTCGCACACGGCACCGGCCACGGCGTCGGCCTCCAGATACATGAGGATCCCTTCTTGGGCCGGGAGACGACCGGTACACTCCGGCGGGGAATGACCATCACGGTCGAGCCCGGCGTGTACCTGCCGGGAGCCGGCGGGGTCCGGATCGAAGACGTCGTCCTCGTCACGGACAGCGGCCCCGAACGTCTCACCACTGCCAACCGAGAGCTGATCACCCTCTGA
- the efp gene encoding elongation factor P, translating into MVSTNNLKNGMTVKIDGKLWKIDYFQHVKPGKGGAFVRTKIKSVPDGKTVERTFRAGEELEQAVVTRTELQYLYQDGEQYVFMDTDTYEQTFVPPDVVGEAMLWTKESDIIELTFHEGEVIDFQLPANVELEITQTEPGMAGNTVSGATKPATLETGAEVQVPLFLNIGETIKVDTRSGEYISRA; encoded by the coding sequence ATGGTTTCAACCAACAACCTGAAGAACGGCATGACCGTCAAGATCGACGGCAAGCTGTGGAAGATCGACTACTTCCAGCACGTCAAGCCCGGCAAGGGCGGCGCGTTCGTCCGCACCAAGATCAAGAGCGTCCCCGACGGCAAGACCGTCGAGCGGACCTTCCGCGCTGGCGAGGAGCTGGAACAGGCCGTCGTCACCCGGACCGAGCTGCAGTACCTGTACCAGGACGGGGAGCAGTACGTCTTCATGGACACCGACACCTACGAGCAGACCTTCGTCCCTCCGGACGTGGTCGGTGAGGCGATGCTGTGGACCAAGGAGTCCGACATCATCGAGCTCACCTTCCACGAGGGGGAGGTCATCGACTTCCAGCTGCCCGCGAACGTCGAGCTCGAGATCACCCAGACCGAGCCGGGGATGGCCGGCAACACCGTCAGCGGCGCGACCAAGCCAGCGACCCTGGAGACCGGGGCAGAGGTGCAGGTCCCCCTGTTCCTCAACATCGGGGAGACCATCAAGGTCGACACCCGAAGCGGCGAGTACATCTCCCGCGCGTGA
- the nusB gene encoding transcription antitermination factor NusB, with the protein MSGTSPPVWVETNDRALPRRDARAAALEVLFAADVRDRSAEALLGDDGSFVDDFTRYLVEVVVHYRAQIDALIEEWADGWTLDRMPVVDRNVLRLGMAEMLHIEEVPAKVAIDEAVELAKSLSTDSSPRFVNGVLAAVARDRSLV; encoded by the coding sequence ATGTCGGGGACCTCTCCACCCGTCTGGGTGGAGACGAACGACCGAGCCCTGCCCCGCCGCGACGCCCGCGCGGCGGCCCTCGAGGTGCTGTTCGCTGCCGACGTCCGTGACCGTTCGGCAGAGGCGCTGCTGGGTGACGACGGCAGCTTCGTGGACGACTTCACCCGGTACCTCGTGGAGGTCGTCGTCCACTACCGGGCCCAGATCGACGCGCTGATCGAGGAGTGGGCCGACGGCTGGACCCTGGACCGCATGCCGGTGGTGGACCGAAACGTACTGCGGCTGGGCATGGCCGAGATGCTCCACATCGAGGAGGTCCCCGCCAAGGTCGCCATCGACGAGGCCGTCGAGTTGGCCAAGTCGCTGTCGACGGACTCCTCACCCCGCTTCGTCAACGGCGTCCTGGCTGCTGTGGCACGGGACCGCTCGCTGGTCTAG
- a CDS encoding DUF1330 domain-containing protein: MFIEPDPDAVRTWLATNPEGPIVMLNLLRFREVADYSRSPGLAPKHPISGAEAYARYAAHTQPFLVEAGASVTYMGYGRAPIIGPPEERWDEVLLVQHRSAQAFLDFATNKPYLAGVGHRTAALSDSRLIPLRTADLPRE, encoded by the coding sequence ATGTTCATCGAACCCGATCCCGATGCGGTCAGGACGTGGCTCGCGACCAACCCCGAGGGGCCGATCGTCATGCTGAACCTGCTGCGGTTTCGCGAGGTGGCGGACTACAGCCGGTCACCGGGGTTGGCGCCAAAACATCCGATCAGTGGCGCCGAGGCGTACGCACGGTACGCGGCGCACACCCAGCCGTTCCTGGTCGAGGCAGGCGCGTCGGTGACGTACATGGGCTATGGACGGGCGCCCATCATCGGGCCGCCGGAGGAGCGCTGGGACGAGGTCCTCCTGGTGCAGCACCGAAGCGCCCAGGCCTTCCTGGACTTCGCCACGAACAAGCCGTACCTGGCCGGTGTCGGGCATCGGACGGCAGCTCTGTCGGACTCACGACTCATTCCGCTGCGCACTGCGGACCTGCCGAGGGAGTGA
- a CDS encoding DUF952 domain-containing protein translates to MTPPEAASDRAEPGDVLLFHVVVEAEWARATDQYTPESLATEGFIHFSTRRQIAATLNRFYAGRAGLTLLAVPSSAVEEFLRWERAVDVDDVFPHVYGPLRKDVVVTVVPVHPDDDGVFREPLVVDDIG, encoded by the coding sequence GTGACACCGCCCGAGGCCGCCAGCGACCGTGCCGAGCCTGGTGATGTCTTGCTCTTCCACGTCGTGGTCGAAGCGGAGTGGGCCCGAGCCACTGATCAGTACACGCCGGAGTCCCTGGCCACGGAAGGCTTCATCCACTTCTCGACCCGTCGGCAGATCGCTGCAACCCTCAACCGGTTCTACGCCGGACGGGCTGGTCTGACGCTTCTGGCGGTGCCGTCGTCAGCCGTCGAGGAGTTCCTCCGGTGGGAGCGAGCCGTGGACGTCGACGACGTGTTTCCGCACGTGTACGGGCCGCTCCGCAAGGACGTGGTCGTCACCGTGGTCCCGGTTCACCCCGACGATGACGGCGTCTTCCGGGAGCCACTCGTGGTGGACGACATCGGCTGA
- a CDS encoding ATP-dependent helicase codes for MFDHPEGPFAHLNSAQLEAATHAGGPLLVLAGAGTGKTTTLAARVAWLVSRGVDPERILLLTFTRRAAGEMRSRAARMVAEAGAAEGSGGAAAPGSATRVVGGTFHAVANHLLRRYADRIGLSPDFGLLDATDAEDLLDLVRDDMQVATGTSRFPRKGTLAAIYGRVINARVPLEATLDQHFGWCREHLEGIGRVFTEYRSRKRRQNVLDYDDLLLYWKVMAEATADDGGPGLGAELGAAFDHVLVDEYQDTNALQAEIVRALRADNPNVTVVGDDAQAIYGFRSADVDNILGFPDDFPGTTVVRLERSYRSTQPILDTTNALVAEMPQVRDRPTFGKVLFTDRLEGTRPGLHTCHDEEDQSARVCEAVLAKREEGVALMHQAVLFRTGHHSAHLELELARRNIPFVKFGGLKFLESAHVKDLVALLRLLDNAMDELAWFRVLQRLDGVGPGRARTIMGAMASAGPEHAVAVLAGDPGSVGEPAALDALPAPARAAVAELGRALLEATAIANVGAQIERLRQWYEPVLSRAFDDHQARSADLVQLEALAAEAPSRTAFLDDLILDPPASTGDLAGPPHLDEDYLILSTIHSAKGLEWETVHLLHAADGMIPSDMSTGSPEEIEEERRLLYVALTRAKSELDVYVPLRYYHQRFGGGDRHSYGQVSRFLQGPVRDTMERIGPVARERNVPVLAGGATAKVDALLDDLW; via the coding sequence ATGTTCGATCATCCGGAGGGTCCGTTCGCCCATCTCAACAGTGCCCAGTTGGAGGCGGCCACCCACGCGGGTGGCCCGTTGCTGGTGCTGGCTGGCGCGGGGACCGGCAAGACCACCACCCTGGCTGCTCGCGTGGCCTGGCTGGTGTCCAGGGGCGTCGACCCTGAGCGGATCCTGCTGCTCACGTTCACACGGCGGGCAGCGGGCGAGATGCGGTCCCGGGCGGCACGGATGGTCGCCGAGGCCGGGGCGGCCGAGGGCAGCGGCGGTGCGGCTGCGCCGGGCTCCGCCACCCGGGTCGTCGGCGGGACCTTCCACGCGGTCGCGAACCATCTGCTGCGACGCTACGCCGATCGCATCGGCCTGTCGCCGGACTTCGGTCTGCTCGACGCGACCGACGCCGAGGATCTGCTGGACCTGGTCCGCGACGACATGCAGGTGGCCACGGGGACCAGCCGGTTCCCGCGCAAGGGCACGCTGGCGGCGATCTACGGGCGGGTCATCAACGCGCGTGTGCCGCTGGAGGCGACCCTCGACCAGCACTTCGGGTGGTGCCGGGAGCACCTCGAGGGCATCGGTCGGGTCTTCACGGAGTACCGCAGCCGCAAGCGCCGGCAGAACGTGCTCGACTACGACGACCTGCTGCTGTACTGGAAGGTGATGGCCGAGGCGACGGCGGACGACGGCGGTCCGGGCCTGGGTGCGGAGCTCGGGGCGGCCTTCGACCATGTCCTGGTCGACGAGTACCAGGACACCAACGCGCTCCAAGCCGAGATCGTCCGGGCCCTTCGGGCTGACAACCCCAACGTCACGGTCGTCGGTGATGACGCCCAGGCGATCTACGGCTTCCGCTCAGCCGACGTGGACAACATCCTGGGGTTCCCCGACGACTTCCCCGGAACAACCGTCGTCCGGTTGGAGCGCAGCTACCGCTCGACCCAACCGATCCTCGATACGACCAATGCCCTGGTGGCTGAGATGCCCCAGGTCCGGGACCGACCGACATTCGGCAAGGTGCTGTTCACCGACAGGCTGGAGGGAACCCGGCCCGGGCTGCACACCTGCCATGACGAGGAGGACCAGTCAGCCCGGGTCTGTGAGGCGGTGCTGGCCAAGCGGGAGGAGGGCGTGGCCCTGATGCACCAGGCCGTGCTGTTCAGGACCGGCCATCACTCCGCGCACCTGGAGCTCGAGCTCGCGCGGCGCAACATCCCGTTCGTGAAGTTCGGTGGCCTCAAGTTCCTGGAGTCGGCTCACGTGAAGGACCTCGTCGCCCTCCTGCGTCTGCTGGACAACGCAATGGACGAGCTGGCCTGGTTCCGGGTCCTGCAACGACTGGATGGCGTCGGCCCGGGACGGGCGCGGACGATCATGGGCGCGATGGCCTCTGCTGGTCCCGAGCACGCCGTGGCGGTGCTGGCAGGAGACCCTGGCTCGGTGGGAGAGCCGGCCGCGCTCGACGCGCTTCCTGCACCCGCCCGTGCTGCTGTGGCCGAGCTGGGGCGGGCTCTGCTCGAGGCGACCGCGATCGCCAACGTCGGGGCGCAGATCGAGCGCCTGCGGCAGTGGTACGAGCCCGTGCTCAGCCGGGCCTTCGACGACCATCAGGCCCGGTCGGCTGACCTGGTCCAGCTCGAGGCGCTGGCCGCGGAGGCGCCATCACGAACGGCCTTCCTCGACGACCTCATCCTGGACCCGCCCGCATCCACCGGCGACCTGGCAGGACCACCACACCTGGACGAGGACTACCTCATCCTCTCGACGATCCACTCCGCCAAGGGCCTGGAGTGGGAGACCGTCCACCTCCTCCACGCTGCTGACGGCATGATCCCCTCTGACATGTCGACGGGGAGCCCCGAAGAGATCGAGGAGGAACGGCGTCTGCTGTACGTCGCCCTCACCCGTGCGAAGAGCGAGCTGGACGTCTACGTACCCCTCCGCTACTACCATCAGCGCTTCGGCGGAGGCGACCGCCACAGCTACGGCCAGGTCTCCCGATTCCTGCAGGGGCCAGTACGGGACACCATGGAGCGGATCGGCCCGGTTGCGCGCGAGCGGAACGTGCCCGTCCTGGCAGGGGGTGCGACCGCGAAGGTGGATGCCCTGCTCGACGACCTCTGGTGA